ATAAAAAAGCTTACCAATTATTAAAAGGTTATCCCAACTTGGTACCGGCAACGGCGGAGGATTTTGGTCGCGAGTTTTTAAGCCTTAGATGCGCCATCAAAATTGTGAAAGATATAGACGAAGCTTTGCTGCATATTCAAGAACATTCCACCAAACATTCAGAAGCCATTGTTTCAAAAAATAAAAAACAATGCGCCCGGTTTTTAAAAGAAGTGGATGCAGCCGCCGTTTATGCCAATGCCTCTACCCGATTCACTGATGGCGAAGAATTTGGTCTTGGTGCAGAGATTGGTATCTCTACACAAAAGCTGCATGCGCGCGGTCCCTTTGCCTTGGAAAAACTGGTTACAGAAAAATGGCTGATAAAAGGAAATGGACAAATAAGAGGATAACGAATAATCATAGGATTCATGTAAATAAATATTAAATATAGAATTTTAGACATTTAATAAAGAAGCCCAGAGTTTATTAGACTTTGGGCTTCTTTATTATGAATATACATTGAGGTATAAAAGCAGGTAGCTTATTTACTCCTGTGCCATACTTTCTACAGCCAGATGTTCTTGTTATATGTTGGTGCACTATCGCAACACTAACAACTTGAAAAAACAACAAACTAATGTATAACTTTCAGGTAATTGAGTGAAGTTTATATGTCGAACGTAAAAACAACCTAGCGCCTTTGCGTGGATTGTATATAAGTGACACGTTGTTGCACTTAACCTAAGCCACTAGGCTGTGCGAATGGTTTGCAAAGTCCATTCATTACTTTGTGTTATTGGGTAGATCACAAAATATCGAAATCGCGAGCCATATAATAACTTGATACCAGTGGCCTGAAGCCCGTTTTTTGCCGGAGTTTAGAAGTATCCAGAATGCCTTCAAATGGATCATTCAGTGCGCCTTCCTCAGTACTAAAAGTTTCTTTTGCTTTTCCAACAGAATCTGCCAATTCATAAAGCGTAATAGGTGCATCATCCGCCACGTTGAATATTTCCCCATCCAATCCATTGATATTCAGTAACAGTAACAAGGCTTGTGCCACGTCTAGGTGGTGTACCATGTGCATCCTAGAGCCAGAATGTCTATTTAGTTGTTTTAATAAAGGAATGATTTCTGCGATATGCGGATCCTTATCACCATAAACAAAAGCCAGACGTAATATACGCACATCGAAACCATTACTTTGATGGAGAGAAAGCAATTGCTGCTCTGCCGCAATTTTGCTCGATGAATATGCTTTCGGATCGTTGATATTTACTTTTTCGTACTCTTTAGCAGGTCTTCGATAACCTGAATCATAAACATTACCTGTGCTAGCAAAAACAAATCTTTTAACACCTGCTGCAAGGGATGCTTCTGCAAGAGCCATAGTGCCTTCTCTGTTCGTTTTAATGATGCCTTCGTCGTCGTTAAAAGTCCTGAAAAGAGCCGCAAGATGCACAACGGCATCCATGCCCTTTACTGCTGGAGGTAAAGTCTCCGGGTTATACAAATCACCTTTAATCATTTTTGCACCAAGCGTGGCTAATTCCGATACATTAGATGTCTCTCTTATAAGGATGGAAACATCATATCCCTTCGCTAACAGACGAGGAACAAATCTACGACCTACTTTACCTGTAGCTCCTGTTACTAAGATTTTCATAGTTTTTATTATTAGTTTAATGATACAAAGTTGCGTCCGAAATTCGGAAGCAATGATTTGTAATCAAACCAATAACTATAATTTTCAAACCTTTCTAAGAGAATTCGGTGTAGAACCTGTCAGTCGCTTAAAATAGTTATTGAAATAGGCTGTATACTCAAAACCCAGTGCATACGCAATATCAGCGACGCTCCAATCGGTATACTGAAGGAGGGCTTTTGCTTCAGCAATAATCCTTGCCGCGATGTGTGCAGATGTAGGCTTCCCCGTTACTTCCTTTACCGCACGATTCAGATAATTTACATGTATTGAAAGCTGCTCTGCAAAACCTTGCGGGGTCCGTAATTTGAGTGATTCATTTCTATGCTCAATAGGGAATTGCTTTTCAAGCAAGTCCGCAAACAAATGATACATTCTGGTAGCCCCATTTCGATGAGATGTAGCAGTTCGAGGAGGTTGTATCCTTAGGGCTTCATGAATAATAAGTTCTATGCAGCTTTTGATCATGTTGGCTTTATAAGAATAATCACCTGAATAAACGGATAGCATTTTTTGGTAAATGCCACCCATGAACGCAGCTTGTTCATCATTGAGTTTGATCACAGGATTATCGCTGATGTTTAAGAGAGGAGAATCATGTAATATTCTATTATTGAAAAAATTTTCTGTGAATATACAGGCATAACCACCTGTTATTTTTAAACGACGAACAATAGAATGCGGTATTTTAGGATTGACAAAAAAAAGCACTTTTCCTTTTATTTCGAGCAGTTGTCCACCGTAGTCGATCGTCATATCACCATTGACTATTCCAATTTTATAAAAATCACGTCGGCCTGAAATGACCGGTAGATCTGTCGTTGCTGCCAGTTGATGGATCTTAAATCCATTTAGCCGCAGTTCGGCCCTATTTAACCCCGGTATATCAGCGAATTCTTGAGATGCCATAAAGTAAAATCAAATATTAGAATGGCGACTTAATAGTTAAAGTTTGTAACGCTAAATATATCCAATATCCGCGAGTTAAAGCCTAACGGTTTTCTTTTTTCTTTTTATTATCAAGGATTGCTCCTACTCCATAACCAGCGCCTGCACCGCCGACACCACCGATAACAGCACCGGCTGCACGATGTTTCCTATCCACGATAGCTCCTGTTACAGCACCCACACCGGCACCTATTACAGCTCCTTTGGCTTTATTACTCCAGCCTTTTTTTCTTGGAGCATCGGCACTTTGTGTTGACTGTGTATTTGTTTGCCCACTTTGTGCATTACTCACTACCGCTTCATGATGCCTTATAGCTTTTATTGAATCATTTATGGTTTTCATTGAATCAATAGTTTTTTGCTGTGCAATGACCTGCGTCAAGGAATCTTTGGTATGTTGCAGTTGAAGTGCTGCAGCCTCTTTGCCTGGTTGATTACAGGACATCAATAAAATCACCGTACTAAAAATTAAAATTAGTTGTTTCATAAAGCCTTTTTTTAATATTAAATAAACTTTTTAATAAGCATTGAGTTAAACAAAGACGCTAATCTAAACACTGAAATAAAAAATGAAAATTCCGGCAAAACTAAATTAAGTCAGTTGAATTAGGTATAATTGTCTCAAGGCATTTCATTCTTATCGGTACATTACCAAAAACATACCAAACTTGTAGTTATTATATAATTGAGAAGAAAACGATTGGTTTACCTTAGCCAGATAGGTTCAATGTATATTCAGTATATTCAGCATTTTTTGCGAAATTAGTTCAAGAAATATCGTTTTGATAATAGAAATTATGCAGATAATTGACTTAGCTTATATAGCTATTTCTGCAATAATTTATAGCGCTTCAAACAAGTGATAATTAATATTTGCCAATATGGAGATAGTATTTTTAAGGATTGTTAGAGTCCCCACTTACTGATTAAAGAGTTGATTTTAGTTCTTAGGGATTTTTATTTCAATGGCCTGACATATTTGCTGTTTCCAGAAATTTATAGTTCCCTCTTCCACTTTATCAGCTTTATCAAAAAAGAAATGCTTATTGATTTTAAGCCCGCAATAAGTAAAAACCCCTACATCTGAAGTTAGGGAAAGTGCCTTATCCATCCCGGAACTTTTATATTCGGCATGCGATTTTCCATGTGTATTGATAATGATGGTCTGTTTACCAGTAAGCAAGCCTTTTTGCTTACCCTGATCATATTGATAAGCAAAACCATAGCTGAAGACTCTGTCTATGTATCCTTTCAATAATGCAGGCATTCCTGTCCACCAAATTGGGTAAATAAAAATGATCTGCTCTGCCCATACAATATATTCCTGTTCTCGTTTTACATCTTCAGCAACTTCACCTATTCGTTGCCCTTTCATATCTGCCAATGAAAGCACCGGGTTAAAGTTGAGCCGATACAAATCCCGAACCTCAATTTGATGATTTAGATTTTGTAAGCTTTTCAAAGTGGTTTGCATTAATTGATGGTTGAGGCTTCCAGCAATGGGATGCGCTAAAATTACTAAGTCTTTCATTTTCCTATTTTTAAATTTTCAATAGGACAAAATTAAAATAGTGTGTTCTGCTTAAATTGTAAGAAAGCGAAAACAAATTTATTTAGCGTTCGCAAAGCAAATATCTTTTTGAAATTTAAGATATTTTGTTGGGCTCATATGGATGTAGAAATTAAAGTCGTGTATGAGTTGACTCTGGTCATAATAGCCACATTGGGCAATAATTTCAAACCAATCAATTTTTGAATTTACGGTCGCGATGTTTTGGACGAATGCGATTGCTTTCAGGAAACGCTGGTATCTAATAATTTCTTTAGAGGTATACCCTAAATATTTTTTATGGATTAGTTGTATATTTCTTATTGATTGTTCTTGTTGAGCGGCTAAATATTTAATGGGGTTAAAGGCTTTATCATGAAAGTTAGTCAATTTTTCGGCAATCATCTTTCTTTCTAATAAATAGGGTTTGCAGAATTCCAGAATATAATTCACCCGATCTTGGATCGTATCGATCTGATTAAGGTCTTCCCATAAATCGGTAAAACAGTTTGCACCTAATAGTTCATCTGGGTGGGAGGCCGACTGCCCAGCGACCGATGCCCTTTTAAAGAATCTGTAAAAAGCGTCATCTTTAAAATTGGCCACTAAAATCCCACAACCTGGCAGCAACGAATAATCAAATGCTCGTTTTACCGGCCCCAATACCAGGCATTTTTCCATTTTTATTTCTGTATTATTTTTGGAACGCAGCAAGGCTTTAGCACCAAAATTAAAAACCAAAATTGTTTGAAATGAGGGCATCAAAGTTTTGGTCAGGAGTTTGTCGGTTCTATTCTCAGCGAAATAAAAATGCGAAAACACTTCTTCAAACTGTCTGGGGACCGGTATTTTTAAACTTTTATATTTATTATCGATGATGTTTTATTTATCAGTTAGCAAAATATATTAGGGAGATTGTTGAGAAGAAGCATGCAGGTTTTATTTGATATTTAACAAAAATATTCAAGGCCAACCTTAGTATATTCTATTATCAAGCATCTTCCAAAACATCTGTTGTGGTCTGATTACTCAGTTGCTCAGCCAATCCAATAAGCAACCCTTCTACTCCACGAATATAACAGAGTCGGTATATATCTTCATATTGAACAACTTCTCCAACAAGTTCGGCGCCATGCTTTGTAAGTCGAGGTAGCAACTCGTCAATATTATCAACTCTGAACATAATGCGTAAATAACCAAGAGAGTTAACAGGAGTCGTTCTGTGATCTGAGATTGTTGTTGGCTTTATAAATCTTGAAAGCTCCAAACGGCTGTGCCCATCGGGTGTAACCATCATCGCCACTTCTACCGACTGATTTCCAAGACCCGTTACGCGCCCCGCCCATTCACCTTCAATCATGCCTCTTCCTTCCAGCGTCAGCCCTATTTCAGAAAAAAAAGAAATTGCCTTATCGAGGGATTCGACAACAATACCAACATTGTTCATTTCCAACAATTTGCTTTTTGTCATACGCTTGTTTTTTAAGCATGTATATTTAACCACTTTCTACATCTAAATTAAAGATTGTTAGCGAAAACACCAATAATGCAAAAATCAATAATTCTGCAAACCCGGTTTGGGTTTAATAGTAATTTACCCAACTTACATTAGATATCCTTTATGGCGTTCGGATATTTTCAATGCATTACTAACCTTAGGATTAGAACTAAAATTAATTATTGCGGACAGTTTTGTCATTTTAGCGAAATAATTATTAGAGCTATCCCAATGACTATTAGCCCCCAATAAACATATTTAAAAAATGATCGGTTATTTAATTTATGGTTCAAAAATCGTCCGATAAATATTGCAGGAATGGCTGTTATTAAAGAAAT
The Arachidicoccus soli DNA segment above includes these coding regions:
- a CDS encoding NAD-dependent epimerase/dehydratase family protein, with amino-acid sequence MKILVTGATGKVGRRFVPRLLAKGYDVSILIRETSNVSELATLGAKMIKGDLYNPETLPPAVKGMDAVVHLAALFRTFNDDEGIIKTNREGTMALAEASLAAGVKRFVFASTGNVYDSGYRRPAKEYEKVNINDPKAYSSSKIAAEQQLLSLHQSNGFDVRILRLAFVYGDKDPHIAEIIPLLKQLNRHSGSRMHMVHHLDVAQALLLLLNINGLDGEIFNVADDAPITLYELADSVGKAKETFSTEEGALNDPFEGILDTSKLRQKTGFRPLVSSYYMARDFDIL
- a CDS encoding helix-turn-helix domain-containing protein; translation: MASQEFADIPGLNRAELRLNGFKIHQLAATTDLPVISGRRDFYKIGIVNGDMTIDYGGQLLEIKGKVLFFVNPKIPHSIVRRLKITGGYACIFTENFFNNRILHDSPLLNISDNPVIKLNDEQAAFMGGIYQKMLSVYSGDYSYKANMIKSCIELIIHEALRIQPPRTATSHRNGATRMYHLFADLLEKQFPIEHRNESLKLRTPQGFAEQLSIHVNYLNRAVKEVTGKPTSAHIAARIIAEAKALLQYTDWSVADIAYALGFEYTAYFNNYFKRLTGSTPNSLRKV
- a CDS encoding glycine zipper 2TM domain-containing protein, with protein sequence MKQLILIFSTVILLMSCNQPGKEAAALQLQHTKDSLTQVIAQQKTIDSMKTINDSIKAIRHHEAVVSNAQSGQTNTQSTQSADAPRKKGWSNKAKGAVIGAGVGAVTGAIVDRKHRAAGAVIGGVGGAGAGYGVGAILDNKKKKENR
- a CDS encoding NAD(P)H-dependent oxidoreductase is translated as MKDLVILAHPIAGSLNHQLMQTTLKSLQNLNHQIEVRDLYRLNFNPVLSLADMKGQRIGEVAEDVKREQEYIVWAEQIIFIYPIWWTGMPALLKGYIDRVFSYGFAYQYDQGKQKGLLTGKQTIIINTHGKSHAEYKSSGMDKALSLTSDVGVFTYCGLKINKHFFFDKADKVEEGTINFWKQQICQAIEIKIPKN
- a CDS encoding helix-turn-helix domain-containing protein, encoding MPSFQTILVFNFGAKALLRSKNNTEIKMEKCLVLGPVKRAFDYSLLPGCGILVANFKDDAFYRFFKRASVAGQSASHPDELLGANCFTDLWEDLNQIDTIQDRVNYILEFCKPYLLERKMIAEKLTNFHDKAFNPIKYLAAQQEQSIRNIQLIHKKYLGYTSKEIIRYQRFLKAIAFVQNIATVNSKIDWFEIIAQCGYYDQSQLIHDFNFYIHMSPTKYLKFQKDICFANAK
- a CDS encoding VOC family protein, giving the protein MTKSKLLEMNNVGIVVESLDKAISFFSEIGLTLEGRGMIEGEWAGRVTGLGNQSVEVAMMVTPDGHSRLELSRFIKPTTISDHRTTPVNSLGYLRIMFRVDNIDELLPRLTKHGAELVGEVVQYEDIYRLCYIRGVEGLLIGLAEQLSNQTTTDVLEDA